The Saccharomonospora glauca K62 genome has a segment encoding these proteins:
- a CDS encoding amphi-Trp domain-containing protein, translated as MTAAPRDVEKFYSTAEVVAKLRRLADALETDKPFRIQIAGERIRVPARARFSIEHERGDGEEEIEFQLKWTLPEVDGAEGDDEDDDKPVV; from the coding sequence GTGACAGCCGCCCCGCGGGATGTGGAGAAGTTCTACTCGACCGCCGAAGTTGTGGCGAAACTGCGTCGTCTGGCGGACGCGTTGGAAACCGACAAGCCGTTCCGCATCCAAATCGCCGGAGAACGCATCCGGGTGCCCGCTCGTGCCCGGTTCTCGATCGAACACGAGCGCGGTGACGGCGAGGAGGAGATCGAGTTCCAGCTCAAGTGGACGCTACCGGAGGTCGACGGCGCCGAAGGCGACGACGAGGACGACGACAAGCCCGTCGTCTGA